In the genome of Mucisphaera calidilacus, one region contains:
- a CDS encoding HAD family hydrolase: MPRRTSLTTSDWLILIDIDGTLMTTAGIGPVLMKRAADQALDANLSFERVDFSGNLDPLIVAEAARHADHPWDEQQHGRFRAAYADTVRDWLRTTPPTLLPGAHNLVNQLAEASIPRGLLTGNYPETAQLKIDASGLDFNTFTASAFGSDGPDRPALVRKARQRHTHDVPDANVVVIGDTPRDVHCARANNCTALAVTTGRFSHEDLADAGADHVMDSLDEAIVILADLGAPL, translated from the coding sequence TTGCCACGCCGGACGAGTCTGACAACCAGTGACTGGCTGATCCTGATCGATATCGACGGCACCCTGATGACAACCGCCGGCATCGGGCCCGTTCTCATGAAGCGTGCCGCTGATCAGGCCCTCGACGCAAACCTTAGCTTCGAGCGTGTTGATTTTTCCGGCAACCTCGACCCGTTGATCGTTGCCGAAGCCGCACGGCACGCCGACCACCCCTGGGACGAGCAGCAGCACGGACGTTTTCGTGCCGCCTATGCCGACACCGTCCGCGACTGGCTGCGCACCACGCCGCCAACGCTGCTCCCCGGCGCCCACAATCTCGTCAACCAGCTCGCCGAGGCATCCATCCCTCGTGGCCTCCTGACCGGTAACTACCCCGAAACCGCGCAGCTCAAGATCGACGCCAGCGGGCTCGACTTCAACACGTTCACCGCCTCCGCCTTCGGTTCCGACGGGCCTGATCGGCCTGCGCTGGTCCGCAAGGCACGCCAGCGACACACACATGACGTTCCCGACGCCAACGTGGTGGTCATCGGCGACACGCCCCGCGACGTCCACTGTGCCCGCGCCAACAACTGCACCGCTCTGGCTGTGACCACCGGGCGATTCTCGCACGAGGATCTGGCCGATGCTGGAGCGGATCACGTCATGGACAGCCTGGACGAGGCGATCGTCATTCTCGCCGACCTGGGTGCCCCGCTCTGA